The sequence gctagctagctaattgaCTAGCTAGCTACCTAACGTTAATGTTTACACTTCATAACATGCGTTGGACAAAACCTTAGCTATTAGCTACATACGTGAAAACTGTATTGGTTAATTaaatagctaacgttagtgcTATGTCTAGCTAGTTAACTTTAGTAGCAAGCTACTTAGCTCGAAGTGTTTTGTAAGATAGCTCTAACGTTACCTTTTAAACAACGCTGAAGACAGTTATCCCAGTAGATTTCACCGCCACCTACCTAACATCCGTTAGCCTACTGGCAAAAAAAGTTAACAAAATTATTGTAACTGCAGCCAACACTGCAAGGAAAATCCATGGATGTGTTATAACACCGGGGAAATAACAAAAACCCAAACTACATGCCACTTCCGCATGCAGTAAACTTTGACCTTAAACAGAAACAACGTGGGCCCTTAGTTTTAGAACAGCGACACTTTGAGGAACATGTGTGCagaaaaatacaggaaaacaagaaaatggCAAAAGAGAATTATAGTGATAGTTTATAGTGATATTATCGCGACTTTCTGGTGCACATATAGGCACATTCTGGTCATATAGCTAAGTAGCTAAATGGAGATTACCTGTGTGTAGCTAGTCAATGGGTAACAATGCAGTAGCCTACAAATTATAGACACCCTATCTAAGGACTATTATACAGATGGACTTGACTTGAAATACACCTGTAGATTTTATACAAACACATATTCTATATACtctatatgtttatattttatttttgtaataataatttttataatttcaCTAGAAATCTGTTTTCACTTTGAGATCAAAgagtttttttctgatgtttggCCAAAAAAAGGCACACTAGgcctacatttactcaagtgttggacagcaaaacaataaaacatgaaaacctCCAAGAGGGATGAATACTTTAATAGGAACTGTCATGAGACAACAGAACATCCAGCTGACAATGTACATTTGTAACTACATTGATGGCTATTTGGCACTGTTAGTCACAAGTTAGGCTTTGTATGAATGTCATCATCACTGTGGTAACTACTTTGGGGAAAGAGTGAGAGAAGGGGATGGATTGGACATGGATTAGTCCAACAGCGGAGGCCCCAGGCAAAAAAGTTGGcacagttttcctgaaaagatGGTAGAGGAATTTACATAATAGGCATTACGCCCTTCACTTTGTATGTAGGTCAGTAGCTGCAGTCAGAACAGCCTCTCTGCTCTGTCCCGATCAGCAGTCATCTAACAGATAGCCTGACTTAAGGCAACTAGACTCTGAAATCTACTGAGCCAGGAAAAGGCTCATCCTTTTATTGACCTAAATGCTGTTTGACTACTCGATGACGGCAAAAACAGAGATCAGCAAAACATTAAAAGAGCAGATTCTGACTCAAGAGCATTTGCTTTTATACAAGCAGCCCATTTGATTGTAATGACCGTAAACATGTAATCCTGCTTTTATATTGCTGATTCGTTCTGGTAAACATGAAGTAGAGGACAGACCCAGATGAGAGCCAGAAGAAACATGAGTGCCAGAAGACCATTGTCAGAACAGTGGTTATCGGTCCAGTCCCAGGCACTGAGTATTCACTGCAAATACATTTCCATCTTAGGTGGCAAATGAATATAATTTAActtattcaactttttttgcCTTATCCTCATGACATGCTGTGGATAACATGCTCAACTacatgatacacacacacacacacaacaggtgCAAAATGAGGAATGGCTGTGAATATATTCGGCAGTGTTACATGGGCAGCTTGTGGACAGGAAGCAGTGGATATGCTGTAAATGGTGGCATCAGATCATCAATTATTCAGCACCACCAGACAGGGACAATTACTTGGTGTCAGCAGGACTGCCAAACAAAATAGCCTACTTAATTTGGAGGTTCAGTCCCTTCTAGTTGTATTTAATGAGTGCATACATAGTGACACTTCTGACCATCCTTTGTCTAGGTTACTAAATATTCTGTTAGCTTGGAACAACTGTAACACACAGAATACTGACTTTAGTTTTATGCAAACCATTAATGCTTTATTTCATATTCAAGGAAGAGACACAATGACCGTGACTCAGTAACAGTGTATTCACACAACATAATAACTTCACAGTATTTGACAAATAAGACAGAAACAATGACTTATAGAAAACATTAACAGTAAACAGAATTTTCCCTGTTCATGcatgtgaaaaaagtgacaccaaAGTAGGTTTGTACAATACATTTCTACATAAAAAAGTTAACCATACAATTATAGGAAGCCCAATGATCTGATGCTACAAAGTACTAAGGGAACATTCATGAATTTTAGGATGTGTGGTTAATTAAACACATATTTGGGAAAACAGTCAAAAAGTCAATGAGCTCCTCAGCTAAACATACAGCATTTCAGGTCCATGCTCTTTATCCACAGATGACGCAGACATGATTAATGAACAAATGATTGTGTACATGCAAAGTTAGAGTAATGCAGGCAATTTATTAAATAGAAAGAGACCCATACTGCTTAAACTCCCCCACAATGAAACAATGTAACAAGTGACCAGGCTCAGAGGATTAAAGGTACATTATAGTCAGAAGAATAACAACATCAGTTCTTCATGTGCTTTCACCCTGTGGAACAGTCCTACTGAATAACTGATAAGTTTCTTTACAGTACTTGGATCTAACTATAGCCATGTCAGCCTTTGTTGTTTTGACTATTAATCAACTGAAAGGGAAGGTATAGCTACACATTACAAATCATTTGTACACTTATATAAGtgcatttaaacaacaaaaatgtataacAATTTGATCACCTTCTTGTGTACACAATATGAACTTATACGTAGGACATGGGACCAATAACAGTTTTAGTTGGAGTAGTTTCCTCCAGTAATTGCAAACTATCTTCAAAGTGACAAGTGCAAACATGACATAACTGTACGTGGTTGTCCATACAAGAATCTTTGAATATTAAAATCTGGtacttaaaaataaagattCACATTACAGAAATGtgcggtttttttttttaaaacagcacCACCCAGTCAAAGTAGgttgaaatatataaaatgatttctttgaatatattattttactctgcaaaacaaaaacaagattgGTGGATAACTGTGTGGAATCAAACCTAAGTGCTGTTCTCAAATCCGTCACCACTGTGAGTCAAATCTAAAGTGAAAACCTGAACAAAATCCAGCCTGTTGCTTTTGCCTTTGTGTGAACATTGTTGTAGCGTAGagtattaaataaaaaaataaacttgtgtAGTGTTTGCTACCTGCTCTAAAAACAGAGCCTACGAACATTATAGAAAAAACAAGTTCAAAAGCAATTCACAGAGCAGTGATTCAGTTTTAACTCAATGAACTGTTGTAGCAAAAAAAATGCTACATGAACTGCAATCTGCCCTCAGTGATATGCCTAATAACTGCAATTGGAACAAAAATAAGTTTGAGTTTTCGAGAAACAGACATTTGTAGTTATCAAATCCTATAATAATCAAATGTCAAAATCAGTGTGACCCTATATATTAGAATGTGTGCTGGTAATTTTGGTCATAAAAATGTCTGACCTGTCAGCTTATAAAAGGTGAgtaaactgcattttgtaaatCAACACATGGTTTTTACCTAAGAGTTGTGTTACTTCATCCAAACAGGTTGGACAATGGTCGGGTTCGGATGGGGCTCATGGGAAGCTCTTCTCCTCTTCCCACCTCGCCCGCGTCCCTAAAGGATGCGCTGTGGATGATCTGGGCTCGGTGGCGTCCTCGGTGCAGCCGGGCGTTCAGCCGGCTCAGGGACGACTTCCTCTGCACGCCCCCCTTGGTCCTCCCGCCGGTCACAACTCCGTCCTCTGTTGCCTCAGCGGGTGGGTTCAGGAGCCGCAGTGGGTTCAGATTGCCCTGGAGGACTTTGGGAAATCGCCAGCCGCACCCTCCGCTACTCCCGCTGTTTATGTTTTCGTTGTCTGTCTCAGCTCCGGGTGAGGTAACCACTCCCTCCTCCAGCAGGTCAGCAGCCAGCGGTGGCGACAGGTACTGGATGGCTCGCCTCCCGCTGTAGTCTCGAGCCTCAGGGTCTGCCTCCCAGTCTGACAGCAGCACACGGACCACCTGTCAATCACAGCACATTTAATACACACAGTGGAGGGAATATTCAGATACTGAAATCTATCCATTTGTCATATATGTACTGGTGCCTCATTGGTAAGATTTTTGATCAATACTGTACATCTGTACATTACATCATGTGAAAGTGTGTCTCATCAATTATCAAGCATGTCAACATTATGATAGTTGTTGTCCACTCTGCTGCCATCTTGTCTGTCTTGATCACTCCACATTCTTTTCTATacttgcttgtttgttttttcttattttgcatGGATTGTAGCCATCTACAAAGTGCGATGCTGTAGTGTCATTCATTGGTcgatacagtatgtactgtactatTTTGTGCATATTTATTATGTTGTGTAAATGAATTTTAAAAGATATGTCGTATTGCTTTATCCTATTTTTAGACTACCTTTTTATTATCTAGCCTCTGGCCAAGGACAACAGATGAAGTTAGCCTTTTCAGTCTAACTCTGAttcatttacagttacatttagttttttttccgcCATGATATAAGCCAAATtgcaatctgtttttttgtttacttgtttcaaaattctatttatttacctttcttgaaaattgtttttgtcactCCACGCTAAACTAACGGATAAATGATGacaaactttcttttcttttcccactCATTTTGTGAAAAACAGTGGATACAAAATTaacttaatctttttttctagaTCATTCACTCTGTTTTGAAGAGGAACTCTAGCTGGGGAAGGCGGAGCAGATACAATCTGCTGCTGCTTTACTCAGCACGTGTAACACATGACACCCCACTACCACCACAATCTACACAACCCAcctgtgtgtgtccatgcatAGCTGCCAGGTGTAGAGGTGTGTATCCAGCACTTGATctcacatttacattcacaGGTATAGTGTTCTCCTTGGCAAACGCCAGCAGCTGGGAGAGCAGCTCAGCTTTGCCTTGCTTAGCCGCCCAGTGGAGGCAGGTAAAGCCAGTCACAAAGTCTCTCTTGGCTACTAGGGTAGGTTCCACAGCGAGCAAGGGCTGCAGGCTTTCCCACAGGCCATCTGAGGCGCACAGCATCCACTCGTGTTCCAGCGGGTCCAGGGTCACTGAGGCACAGTCCTCATCAGTGGCTGACGAGAGGAGCGATGTAGAATCTCCATCGCTCCTCACGGAGTCCCAGAGGCGTGAACCACGGTTGATCAGAGACCGCCGAACCTGCAAAGGGAAAAACATAGGAATGAAAGAGGTGCATACTTTATGTACACTTTTTTGTATTacctttaaaatacagtatttatttagcTTTTACCACTGCAGAATGCTTTATGGTGATATAAATATTGCTTttagaaaaggttttttttaccaataccCTGCTAAAATGGTTCTTCAAAAGGACCTTAACAGCACTGTAAAAAAAGTTTCACAACACTTAAAATGTTCTACATTTAAAGAACTACATGCAAGCATTATTGTTATTTGTGGAAGACCAGCAAATCAAAAGTCAGATACCAGGGTACTGACTGAGCACCACTGTCACCACTGCATCACAGTAAAGTATCAAACTGATGTTAATTATATAAAGACATCTTTGACAgtaaaaattcaattttgaaaTTGTCCATTTGGTTGGTTAATGCCTTATGATGATCACTAAAAGGAGGTCTTAGGTCAAATTGCCTAAGAGGTAAGGCAAGCTAGATTACATCACTGTGTCTTGTGGAGCTGTTGTGGAGTCGAACTTCATGAATATTGTGTTCTGGTTACACCCCGAATGGTGTTTTTCACCAGCTGTCAAAGGCTGAGCTCTTAGCCATGATGCAAATTACACTGCAGCAAAGGCATGAGAACCTGCTTAATTCCTCTGTACAACTGTATGCCATTCAGGTTTTAGAGCACACCCAAAAGGTGAAACACCTGATGCTACAGTACTGCTTTACGTGTAGCCAAACATCAGAAACAGTGCAGC is a genomic window of Etheostoma spectabile isolate EspeVRDwgs_2016 chromosome 11, UIUC_Espe_1.0, whole genome shotgun sequence containing:
- the sowahca gene encoding ankyrin repeat domain-containing protein SOWAHC; translation: MTMASQCTEQAVQEFLMERGGRVQQMELIDHFLSVSGQNDQSKEEVDREALKCIVDNVGFVKVENGVKFVCLNTEGSAESVMRTDAGGHDPVECNGNIQETLDNNYVNGNPDNGDRTGTSGFLAASMDNETPSNCNKQHAALYQNNKTSIVTPTSGGGGEVKLRERRRRESAPVIGMADLDQAHPAGSHNQQVRGARRVSKGSQRALLTSCLSEDSAFEGLEPVGDINTPKGSRRNFIELMMNSSPQVRRSLINRGSRLWDSVRSDGDSTSLLSSATDEDCASVTLDPLEHEWMLCASDGLWESLQPLLAVEPTLVAKRDFVTGFTCLHWAAKQGKAELLSQLLAFAKENTIPVNVNVRSSAGYTPLHLAAMHGHTQVVRVLLSDWEADPEARDYSGRRAIQYLSPPLAADLLEEGVVTSPGAETDNENINSGSSGGCGWRFPKVLQGNLNPLRLLNPPAEATEDGVVTGGRTKGGVQRKSSLSRLNARLHRGRHRAQIIHSASFRDAGEVGRGEELPMSPIRTRPLSNLFG